In Hoeflea ulvae, one genomic interval encodes:
- a CDS encoding ArsR/SmtB family transcription factor, with product MTLPHIKTGMAPEELSVLMVQARKASDLLKSLSHETRLMILCILAEGEKSVSELEEILAMPQAAVSQQLARLRLDGLVNTRREGRMIYYSILNHEVSSVIGTLYTLFCAPVRDDAETTEKKAG from the coding sequence ATGACACTACCCCATATCAAGACCGGAATGGCGCCGGAAGAACTCAGTGTGCTGATGGTCCAGGCCCGCAAGGCGAGCGACCTGCTCAAATCGCTGAGCCATGAAACCCGGTTGATGATCCTGTGCATTCTGGCCGAAGGCGAAAAATCCGTCTCGGAACTCGAAGAGATCCTGGCCATGCCGCAGGCGGCGGTGTCGCAGCAATTGGCGCGGCTGCGTCTCGACGGTCTGGTCAACACCCGGCGCGAAGGACGCATGATCTATTATTCGATCCTCAATCACGAGGTTTCCTCGGTGATCGGGACGCTCTACACGCTGTTTTGCGCGCCGGTGCGCGATGACGCCGAGACCACCGAGAAAAAGGCCGGTTAG
- a CDS encoding alpha-2-macroglobulin family protein, producing the protein MSAIHRIVPLIIALLLPVPAMAQEGSRRIETTPNADYFGFDLRTVQGIVLKECETICLGDSQCKAFTYNVNAGWCFLKSDYDTLNPFTGAVAGRVVSDAAEPDLGAAPDLAFVPASLLDAARTYRERIIARDGASRRDPVTLLRLAEASIAAGDMEGAVRNYAVAVAADPERSPAWTELSRAASSYAPQDAQLTRSLRSVAVSAAINGYWTSRTVSTRADALAALGEALEGVQNWRPAISAYLASLELREVPALRSTYADLRNRYGFRVVDNTVDADSETPRVCVQFSENLVKGEDYSRFVALNGASDIAIETDDRQICVNGLEHGQRYRLVLRQGLPSAVDEVLEAPVELSLYVRDRAPAARFTGSNFVLPAKSRLGIPLVTINAPSADLKLFRVGDRALSRIISSSDFLNQLDSYSIDNILQDVGSAVWEGAVDVDSVPNREVITSIPVDTLLSEREPGVYVLTAVPLGDKSENWDARATQWFVISDIGVTTFAGDDGLSVFLRSLDSAEPLGEVKLTLLARNNEVLGEAVTDADGRATFQPGLIRGQSGLAPAALLAKGPDGDFVFLDLTRGGFDLSDRGVAGRASPGGVDVMAWTERGIYRAGETVHLAALAGDGTTEALADLPLTIIVQRPDGVEDRRVISDGAALGGHAVAIDLPDNAMQGGWRAALHTDPKRPAIAEVSFLVEDFQPDRIEIELDAGDAVVSPEAPAEIAVTGRYLYGAPAGGLATSGEIVLSRTRTLAAYPGYEFGLADEEFENSRIQLDTLSPLDEAGKALVDIDLGQLPVTTQFLKADVTIRAAEGGGRAVERTVELKVASDGPRIGINPQFDDGQVAENSEAAFRLIAIDAEGGRIAMPGATWSLVRIERNYQWYRQGNSWNYEVVDFTTEVADGTIDIAADAAASVAANVDWGRYRLDVASAEGTEASVLFDAGWHVEAKSTETPDGLEIALDKDRYSVGETAQLRISPRFAGQALVTVGSERLIATVTATVGEDGATIALPVTEDWGAGAYVTATLYRPGDAESRLPMRAIGVKWLSVDPADRQLAVSLDLPEQTKPRTPFTVPVTLAGLQAGDTAFVTVSAVDVGILNLTRHQVADPEDWYFGQRALGLEIRDLYGRLIDGSAGVTGRIRSGGDGPMMRSEGSPSREKLVAFFEGPVEVDADGNASVTFDMPQFNGTVRVNVVAWSSRGVGHATRDVIVRDPVVITASLPQFLAPGDRSQILVELANTDGPAGNYGLELFTTSGRVSSGDGMRQTFTLESGARSSLIMPLDGLASGSDTITIALNGPDGLSLDREEIVLVRPAAMPLTTKRVISLAGNGGTLRIDGELLADSLLDGASVTVGVTRNAAFDVASLLMALDRYPYGCAEQTTSRALPLLYLSDLGGIGGGDDADAIRKRIDGAITRLVAYQSASGSFGLWGPGSGDLWLDAYVTDFLTRATEKGFSVPPVASRLALDNLQNTLAYTTNVGADGSSIAYALYVLARNRKAAVTDLRYYSDAQIDEFAQPLARAQIGAALSLYGDPQRAEQSFRSAFAHARSTATLVGGRNDYGSALRDGAAMLALAAESTPTPGVVPELIRFVSDAKSVRTSTSTQEDAWMVLAARAIAEGNRSISVNVNGRVYAGAYESRMSGEEIGANPLTIVNQGPDPVDAVVTTIAAPAQPLSAGGNGFSINRSYYTLDGQPATISSVSQNQRFLVVLQMREINAWPSRVIVTDLLPAGFAIDNPRLVGSAELGNFPWLGETSASHAEFRTDRFMAAFDRTGSSDRDFTAAYVVRATTPGIYAQPAAVVEDMYRPELAARTATGILEVLGQP; encoded by the coding sequence ATGTCTGCCATCCATCGCATTGTGCCGCTGATCATCGCCTTGCTGCTGCCGGTGCCGGCAATGGCGCAGGAAGGCTCCCGCCGTATCGAAACCACTCCGAATGCCGATTATTTCGGCTTCGACCTGCGCACAGTGCAGGGCATTGTGCTCAAGGAATGCGAGACCATCTGCCTGGGCGACAGCCAGTGCAAGGCCTTCACCTATAACGTCAATGCCGGCTGGTGCTTCCTCAAATCCGATTATGACACGCTCAATCCCTTCACCGGTGCCGTGGCGGGCCGGGTTGTCAGCGATGCGGCCGAGCCCGACCTGGGTGCCGCCCCCGATCTGGCTTTCGTGCCTGCGTCGCTGCTTGATGCCGCGCGGACATACCGGGAGCGGATTATTGCGCGCGACGGCGCCTCCCGACGGGACCCGGTCACGCTGCTGCGCCTTGCCGAAGCCTCCATTGCTGCCGGCGACATGGAGGGCGCGGTGCGCAATTATGCCGTCGCCGTGGCGGCCGATCCGGAGCGAAGCCCGGCATGGACCGAGCTTTCGCGTGCAGCCTCTTCCTATGCGCCGCAGGATGCGCAGCTGACCCGGAGCCTGCGCTCGGTCGCGGTATCTGCAGCAATCAATGGCTACTGGACATCGAGGACCGTTTCGACGCGCGCCGATGCCCTGGCCGCACTGGGGGAAGCGCTCGAGGGTGTGCAGAACTGGCGGCCGGCGATCTCGGCCTACCTGGCCAGCCTTGAGCTGCGCGAAGTGCCCGCCTTGCGCAGCACCTATGCGGATTTGCGCAACCGGTACGGATTCCGGGTGGTGGACAACACCGTCGACGCCGACAGCGAGACGCCGCGGGTTTGCGTCCAGTTCTCGGAGAACCTGGTAAAAGGCGAGGATTACTCGCGGTTTGTCGCCCTCAACGGCGCCAGCGACATCGCCATTGAAACCGATGACCGGCAGATCTGTGTCAACGGGCTTGAGCACGGCCAGCGCTACCGGCTGGTCCTGCGCCAGGGGCTGCCCTCGGCGGTGGACGAGGTCCTGGAGGCGCCGGTGGAATTGTCACTCTATGTGCGCGACCGTGCGCCTGCTGCCCGGTTCACCGGCTCGAACTTTGTGCTGCCGGCCAAATCGCGGCTGGGCATTCCGCTTGTCACCATCAATGCGCCGTCTGCCGATCTGAAACTGTTTCGCGTCGGCGACCGGGCGCTGTCGCGCATCATCAGCAGCTCGGATTTTCTCAACCAGCTGGACAGCTACTCGATCGACAATATTTTGCAGGATGTCGGTTCCGCGGTCTGGGAAGGCGCTGTCGATGTTGACAGCGTGCCCAATCGCGAAGTCATCACCAGCATCCCGGTCGACACCTTGCTGTCCGAGCGCGAGCCGGGTGTCTATGTGCTGACCGCTGTGCCGCTGGGCGACAAGAGCGAGAACTGGGATGCCCGCGCCACCCAGTGGTTTGTCATTTCCGATATCGGGGTGACGACCTTTGCAGGCGACGACGGACTGTCGGTGTTCCTGCGGTCGCTGGATTCGGCCGAACCGCTGGGCGAGGTCAAGCTGACGCTGCTTGCCCGTAACAACGAGGTGCTGGGCGAGGCTGTCACCGATGCCGATGGCCGCGCCACTTTCCAGCCCGGCCTGATCCGCGGTCAATCCGGCCTGGCGCCGGCTGCCCTTCTGGCCAAGGGACCGGACGGCGATTTCGTCTTTCTCGATCTGACCCGGGGCGGTTTTGATCTTTCCGACCGCGGCGTGGCCGGACGGGCTTCGCCCGGTGGCGTCGATGTCATGGCCTGGACCGAACGCGGCATCTACCGTGCCGGCGAGACCGTTCATCTGGCAGCCCTGGCCGGGGATGGCACGACCGAGGCGCTGGCGGACCTGCCGCTGACCATCATCGTGCAACGGCCCGATGGGGTCGAGGATCGCCGGGTGATCTCCGATGGCGCAGCCCTTGGCGGCCATGCGGTGGCAATCGATCTTCCCGACAATGCCATGCAGGGCGGCTGGCGGGCCGCCTTGCACACCGACCCGAAGCGTCCGGCGATTGCCGAAGTGTCGTTTCTGGTCGAGGATTTTCAGCCTGACCGGATCGAGATCGAACTTGATGCGGGCGACGCTGTCGTGAGCCCGGAGGCTCCTGCCGAAATTGCCGTCACCGGCCGTTACCTCTACGGCGCGCCGGCAGGCGGTTTGGCCACGTCAGGCGAGATCGTGCTGAGCCGTACCCGCACGCTTGCGGCCTATCCGGGCTATGAGTTCGGGCTTGCAGACGAGGAATTCGAAAATTCGCGCATTCAACTCGACACGCTGTCGCCGCTTGATGAGGCGGGCAAGGCACTTGTCGACATCGATCTGGGGCAATTGCCGGTCACAACGCAGTTTTTGAAGGCAGATGTGACCATCCGCGCGGCTGAAGGCGGTGGCCGGGCTGTGGAACGCACAGTCGAACTCAAGGTTGCGAGCGACGGCCCGCGGATCGGCATCAATCCGCAATTTGATGACGGACAGGTGGCGGAAAACAGCGAGGCGGCCTTCCGGCTGATCGCCATTGACGCCGAAGGCGGGCGCATTGCCATGCCCGGCGCGACATGGTCGCTCGTCCGCATCGAGCGGAATTACCAGTGGTACCGTCAGGGCAATTCGTGGAACTACGAAGTGGTGGATTTCACCACCGAAGTCGCCGATGGCACCATCGACATTGCGGCGGATGCCGCGGCGAGCGTTGCTGCCAATGTCGACTGGGGCCGCTACCGGCTCGACGTCGCCAGCGCGGAAGGCACCGAAGCCAGCGTGTTGTTTGATGCCGGTTGGCATGTCGAAGCCAAGTCCACCGAAACACCCGACGGCCTCGAGATTGCACTCGACAAGGACCGCTACAGCGTTGGCGAAACCGCCCAATTGCGGATTTCACCGCGCTTTGCCGGCCAGGCATTGGTCACTGTCGGCTCGGAACGGCTGATTGCGACAGTTACCGCAACTGTGGGCGAAGATGGCGCCACCATCGCTTTGCCGGTCACCGAGGACTGGGGCGCGGGCGCCTATGTGACCGCGACACTCTACCGGCCCGGCGACGCAGAATCGCGCCTGCCGATGCGCGCCATCGGGGTCAAATGGCTCAGTGTCGATCCGGCGGACCGGCAACTGGCGGTCTCCCTGGACCTGCCGGAACAGACCAAACCGCGCACGCCATTCACGGTTCCGGTCACGCTCGCCGGTCTTCAGGCCGGTGACACGGCTTTTGTCACGGTCTCGGCCGTCGATGTCGGCATTTTGAATCTGACCCGGCATCAGGTTGCCGACCCAGAAGACTGGTATTTTGGCCAGCGCGCGCTGGGACTCGAGATCCGCGACCTCTATGGCCGCCTGATCGACGGCTCCGCCGGCGTGACCGGCCGCATCCGCTCGGGCGGTGACGGACCGATGATGCGTTCGGAAGGCAGTCCGTCGCGCGAAAAGCTGGTGGCGTTCTTCGAAGGACCGGTCGAGGTCGACGCCGATGGCAATGCCAGCGTGACATTCGACATGCCGCAATTCAACGGCACCGTGCGGGTCAATGTGGTGGCCTGGAGCAGCCGTGGCGTCGGGCATGCCACCAGGGACGTGATTGTCCGCGATCCGGTGGTCATCACCGCCAGCCTGCCGCAGTTCCTGGCGCCGGGTGACCGGTCGCAGATCTTGGTCGAACTGGCCAACACCGACGGTCCTGCCGGCAATTACGGGCTCGAGCTGTTCACGACTTCCGGACGGGTCAGCAGTGGCGATGGAATGCGTCAGACTTTCACACTGGAAAGCGGCGCCCGCAGCAGCCTGATCATGCCGCTCGACGGGCTGGCAAGCGGATCGGACACCATCACGATTGCGCTGAACGGACCCGACGGGTTGTCGCTTGACCGCGAAGAGATCGTTCTGGTCCGGCCGGCGGCCATGCCGTTGACCACCAAACGGGTGATCAGCCTTGCCGGCAATGGCGGAACGCTGCGGATCGATGGCGAATTGCTGGCCGACAGTCTGCTCGACGGCGCTTCCGTGACCGTTGGCGTCACCCGCAACGCAGCCTTCGACGTGGCGTCGCTGTTGATGGCGCTTGACCGCTATCCCTATGGCTGCGCCGAGCAGACCACCAGCCGGGCCTTGCCGCTGTTGTATCTGAGCGATCTTGGCGGAATTGGCGGCGGTGACGATGCCGATGCCATCCGCAAGCGGATTGACGGCGCGATCACCCGGCTTGTGGCCTATCAGTCGGCCTCGGGCAGTTTCGGTCTCTGGGGGCCGGGCTCGGGCGATCTGTGGCTTGACGCCTATGTCACCGACTTCCTGACCCGCGCCACCGAGAAGGGCTTTTCGGTTCCGCCGGTGGCGAGCCGTCTGGCACTCGACAATCTGCAAAACACGCTGGCCTACACCACCAATGTCGGCGCAGACGGCAGTTCCATTGCCTATGCGCTCTATGTGCTGGCGCGCAACCGCAAGGCCGCCGTCACCGATCTGCGCTATTACTCCGATGCCCAGATCGATGAATTCGCCCAGCCGCTGGCCCGCGCCCAGATCGGCGCTGCGCTGTCGCTCTATGGCGATCCGCAGCGCGCAGAGCAAAGCTTCCGCTCGGCCTTTGCCCATGCCCGGTCGACGGCCACCCTGGTCGGCGGACGCAATGATTATGGCTCGGCGCTGCGTGACGGTGCGGCGATGCTGGCGCTGGCGGCGGAATCCACACCCACGCCGGGCGTGGTGCCGGAGCTGATCCGCTTTGTCAGCGATGCCAAATCGGTGCGGACATCGACCTCCACCCAGGAAGACGCCTGGATGGTTCTGGCGGCCCGCGCCATTGCCGAAGGCAACCGGTCGATATCGGTCAATGTCAACGGCCGGGTTTACGCCGGCGCCTATGAGAGCCGGATGAGCGGCGAGGAGATCGGCGCCAATCCCCTGACCATTGTCAATCAGGGGCCTGATCCGGTCGATGCGGTGGTGACCACCATCGCGGCCCCGGCACAGCCCTTAAGCGCCGGAGGCAACGGCTTTTCGATCAACCGCAGCTATTACACGCTGGACGGCCAACCGGCGACGATCTCCTCGGTCAGTCAGAACCAGCGCTTCCTGGTGGTGCTGCAGATGCGCGAGATAAATGCCTGGCCATCACGGGTGATCGTCACCGATCTGCTGCCGGCCGGATTTGCCATCGACAATCCGCGTCTTGTCGGCAGCGCCGAGCTCGGCAACTTCCCCTGGCTGGGTGAGACATCGGCAAGCCATGCGGAATTCCGCACCGACCGTTTCATGGCAGCCTTCGACCGGACCGGATCTTCCGACCGTGACTTTACCGCAGCTTACGTGGTGCGGGCCACAACGCCCGGCATCTATGCGCAGCCGGCAGCGGTGGTCGAGGACATGTACCGTCCCGAGCTGGCCGCCCGCACCGCCACCGGCATTCTGGAGGTGCTTGGTCAGCCATGA
- a CDS encoding LysR family transcriptional regulator, with protein MVITSRSLQLKDFRLIQAIHETGQLGLAAEQLAMSQPAASRMLSSIERIVGGAIFLRHPKGMTPTPVGETLVRNGHNLLNGLDQTLREISSVSKGLAGTTRVGSVTDGSVAFVVPAIQELKKTATGADIHVDVAPSDVLVEGLFRGEYDFVLSRIPPNYDKRLLDVRRGRHEDICFMMRADHPLAGAASAPLERIAAYEWVIQAPHTPLRQAVEAVFVEAGVELPGDMVNTTSMLVMIAYLASSDAVAPIPRQVADLFVAHHVAGGLSTVNPENRILVSPYFLISRRNVIISAVAARLRDLVLAAMNAAPEPVGEFTADQ; from the coding sequence GTCATTACCTCACGCAGTCTGCAGCTCAAGGATTTTCGGCTGATCCAGGCAATCCACGAGACCGGGCAGCTGGGCCTTGCCGCCGAACAGCTTGCCATGTCCCAGCCCGCCGCATCGCGGATGCTCTCGAGCATCGAACGGATTGTCGGCGGGGCGATCTTCCTGCGCCATCCCAAGGGCATGACGCCGACGCCAGTGGGCGAGACACTGGTCCGCAACGGCCACAATCTGCTCAACGGGCTGGATCAGACGCTGCGCGAGATCTCGTCGGTCAGCAAGGGCCTGGCCGGGACCACGCGGGTCGGTTCCGTCACCGACGGATCGGTGGCCTTCGTCGTGCCCGCGATTCAAGAGCTGAAAAAGACCGCCACCGGCGCCGACATCCATGTCGATGTCGCCCCCAGCGACGTGCTGGTCGAGGGTCTGTTTCGCGGCGAGTATGATTTCGTGCTGTCACGGATTCCGCCGAACTACGACAAGCGCCTGCTCGATGTGCGCCGCGGCCGCCATGAGGACATCTGCTTCATGATGCGCGCGGACCATCCGCTGGCTGGTGCGGCTTCAGCGCCGCTTGAACGGATTGCCGCCTATGAATGGGTGATCCAGGCACCGCACACACCCTTGCGCCAGGCGGTGGAGGCGGTGTTTGTCGAAGCCGGGGTGGAACTGCCGGGCGACATGGTCAACACCACCTCGATGCTGGTGATGATCGCCTATCTGGCCTCATCGGACGCGGTGGCACCAATTCCGCGCCAGGTGGCCGATCTGTTCGTCGCGCATCATGTGGCAGGTGGCCTGAGCACGGTGAACCCGGAAAACAGGATCCTGGTCAGCCCCTATTTCCTGATTTCACGCCGCAATGTGATCATCAGCGCGGTGGCGGCGCGTTTGCGCGATCTGGTGCTTGCCGCCATGAATGCGGCGCCCGAACCGGTCGGCGAGTTCACTGCGGATCAATGA